The following are encoded together in the Bombus fervidus isolate BK054 chromosome 10, iyBomFerv1, whole genome shotgun sequence genome:
- the LOC139991543 gene encoding leucine-rich repeat-containing protein 51 isoform X2, with protein sequence MLFQNVRRNERQEMLIAAPLDLSFKKATTMNELANKRPQAVRTGKIPLRTAADRFVTCSLWLSNNSLTSMFGFENLAQKLLDDPSHLSWLDLSFNEIEQIADDITHFPNLKIFYLHGNNISDINDVVKLKKLSTLKSLTLHGNPIENLPYYRGYIVHILPQLTTLDFSAVLSTERKKAAPAGFYKIIYGST encoded by the exons ATGTTGTTTCAAAATGTAag ACGAAATGAACGGCAAGAGATGTTGATAGCTGCTCCATTAGACTTGTCATTCAAAAAAGCAACCACAATGAATG AATTGGCAAATAAACGTCCACAAGCAGTACGAACGGGTAAAATTCCGTTACGAACAGCTGCAGATCGTTTTGTAACATGTTCCTTGTGGTTAAGCAATAATTCATTGACATCAATGTTCGGATTTGAAAATCTTGCACAAAAACTTCTCGATGATCCATCGCACCTTAGTTGGCTCGATCTTTCTTTCAATGAGATAGAACAAATTGCTGATGACATTACACATTTtccgaatttaaaaattttttatttgcatgGAAACAATATTTCGGATATAAATGATgttgtaaaattgaaaaagttatCAACTCTTAAATCTTTAACGCTACATGGAAATCCCATTGAAAATCTTCCATATTATAGAGGATACATCGTTCACATTCTTCCACAATTAACCACGCTAGACTTTTCAGCAGTACTATCAACTGAGAGGAAGAAGGCAGCACCGGCtggattttacaaaataatatatggTAGTACATGa
- the LOC139991543 gene encoding leucine-rich repeat-containing protein 51 isoform X1, translated as MDTTMYYEKPLSDYRRNERQEMLIAAPLDLSFKKATTMNELANKRPQAVRTGKIPLRTAADRFVTCSLWLSNNSLTSMFGFENLAQKLLDDPSHLSWLDLSFNEIEQIADDITHFPNLKIFYLHGNNISDINDVVKLKKLSTLKSLTLHGNPIENLPYYRGYIVHILPQLTTLDFSAVLSTERKKAAPAGFYKIIYGST; from the exons ATGGACACTACCATGTATTATGAAAAACCACTTTCTGATTATAGACGAAATGAACGGCAAGAGATGTTGATAGCTGCTCCATTAGACTTGTCATTCAAAAAAGCAACCACAATGAATG AATTGGCAAATAAACGTCCACAAGCAGTACGAACGGGTAAAATTCCGTTACGAACAGCTGCAGATCGTTTTGTAACATGTTCCTTGTGGTTAAGCAATAATTCATTGACATCAATGTTCGGATTTGAAAATCTTGCACAAAAACTTCTCGATGATCCATCGCACCTTAGTTGGCTCGATCTTTCTTTCAATGAGATAGAACAAATTGCTGATGACATTACACATTTtccgaatttaaaaattttttatttgcatgGAAACAATATTTCGGATATAAATGATgttgtaaaattgaaaaagttatCAACTCTTAAATCTTTAACGCTACATGGAAATCCCATTGAAAATCTTCCATATTATAGAGGATACATCGTTCACATTCTTCCACAATTAACCACGCTAGACTTTTCAGCAGTACTATCAACTGAGAGGAAGAAGGCAGCACCGGCtggattttacaaaataatatatggTAGTACATGa
- the LOC139991543 gene encoding leucine-rich repeat-containing protein 51 isoform X3, which produces MLIAAPLDLSFKKATTMNELANKRPQAVRTGKIPLRTAADRFVTCSLWLSNNSLTSMFGFENLAQKLLDDPSHLSWLDLSFNEIEQIADDITHFPNLKIFYLHGNNISDINDVVKLKKLSTLKSLTLHGNPIENLPYYRGYIVHILPQLTTLDFSAVLSTERKKAAPAGFYKIIYGST; this is translated from the exons ATGTTGATAGCTGCTCCATTAGACTTGTCATTCAAAAAAGCAACCACAATGAATG AATTGGCAAATAAACGTCCACAAGCAGTACGAACGGGTAAAATTCCGTTACGAACAGCTGCAGATCGTTTTGTAACATGTTCCTTGTGGTTAAGCAATAATTCATTGACATCAATGTTCGGATTTGAAAATCTTGCACAAAAACTTCTCGATGATCCATCGCACCTTAGTTGGCTCGATCTTTCTTTCAATGAGATAGAACAAATTGCTGATGACATTACACATTTtccgaatttaaaaattttttatttgcatgGAAACAATATTTCGGATATAAATGATgttgtaaaattgaaaaagttatCAACTCTTAAATCTTTAACGCTACATGGAAATCCCATTGAAAATCTTCCATATTATAGAGGATACATCGTTCACATTCTTCCACAATTAACCACGCTAGACTTTTCAGCAGTACTATCAACTGAGAGGAAGAAGGCAGCACCGGCtggattttacaaaataatatatggTAGTACATGa
- the Borr gene encoding borealin-related, which translates to MPRTKHVRKPKQERHSAEESDLLIKDFERQAHLRISKLEAESKMAIKGLETFVDVTLSRLPTEIRQMTLGEILNCEAGEEKENCNEVSSSVDDRSIRLLPTEKRKKVGKRITSGTDDGYVTEGVTTTRTSRAKKVAPPTTRRTRSTSRNSKIKLSEINQETIRKTTRKDIKESMKIDKFRTPAATKPGFNEFDLVTPKIKPNTPLNVLRRPRQGEMVLSMQGSPLLVSAVIQEDIANINVPLRNGNVMSLLPNDGLRMSHIPTLDAETMKQLETLKSHIEKVISTK; encoded by the coding sequence ATGCCGCGCACAAAACATGTTCGGAAACCAAAACAAGAACGGCACTCTGCAGAAGAAAGTGACTTATTAATCAAAGATTTTGAACGACAGGCACATTTGCGAATATCTAAGCTGGAGGCAGAATCAAAAATGGCGATAAAAGGTCTTGAAACTTTTGTTGATGTTACCTTATCTCGGCTTCCGACTGAAATACGACAGATGACTCTTGGCGAGATACTCAATTGTGAGGCTggcgaagagaaagaaaattgtaatgAAGTTTCGTCGTCCGTCGATGACCGTTCAATAAGATTGCTTCCAacggagaaaagaaagaaagttggTAAAAGAATTACTAGCGGGACAGACGATGGATACGTTACTGAAGGTGTTACAACAACACGTACATCAAGAGCTAAAAAAGTCGCACCTCCTACTACTAGAAGAACACGTAGTACCTcaagaaatagtaaaataaagcTTAGTGAAATAAATCAAGAAACTATAAGGAAGACAACAAGGAAAGATATCAAGGAATctatgaaaattgataaatttagaACTCCTGCTGCTACAAAACCTGGGTTCAATGAATTTGATCTTGTAACTCCAAAAATAAAACCTAACACACCATTAAATGTATTAAGACGACCAAGGCAAGGAGAAATGGTTCTTAGCATGCAAGGTAGCCCCTTATTGGTTTCTGCAGTTATTCAAGAAGACATTGCTAACATTAATGTACCTTTACGTAATGGCAATGTTATGTCCTTATTACCTAATGATGGTTTACGTATGTCACACATTCCTACATTAGATGCAGAAACTATGAAACAGCTAGAAACTCTAAAAAGTCACATTGAGAAAGTTATctcaacaaaataa